A genomic stretch from Oreochromis aureus strain Israel breed Guangdong linkage group 17, ZZ_aureus, whole genome shotgun sequence includes:
- the LOC116320807 gene encoding polypyrimidine tract-binding protein 1-like isoform X1: protein MDGSVHHDITVGTKRGSDELFSSVSSNPYIMSTTANGNDSKKFKGDIRGPSVPSRVIHIRKLPSDITEAEVISLGVPFGDVTNLLMLKAKNQAFLEMNSEEAAQNLVGYYSTMVPIIRHHPVYVQFSNHKELKTDNSPNQERAQAALRALSSSHVDTAAVAPSTVLRVVVENLIYPVTLDALCQIFSKFGTVLRIIIFTKNNQFQALLQYSDGASAQAAKLSLDGQNIYNGCCTLRISFSKLTSLNVKYNNEKSRDFTRPDLPTGDGQPTMEHTAMATAFTPGIISAAPYAGATHAFPPAFTLQPAVSSPYPGLAVPALPGALASLSLPGATRLGFPPIPAGHSVLLVSNLNPERVTPHCLFILFGVYGDVMRVKILFNKKENALVQMSDSTQAQLAMSHLNGQRLHGKPVRITLSKHTSVQLPREGHEDQGLTKDYSNSPLHRFKKPGSKNYSNIFPPSATLHLSNIPPSVVEDDLKMLFASSGAVVKAFKFFQKDHKMALIQVGSVEEAIESLIEFHNHDLGENHHLRVSFSKSSI from the exons CAGTGTCCACCACGATATAACAGTTGGCACCAAG AGAGGATCTGACGAACTTTTCTCCAGCGTCTCCAGCAACCCTTATATCATGAGCACCACAG CCAATGGCAACGACAGCAAAAAGTTCAAAGGTGACATAAGAGGCCCCAGCGTGCCATCCAGGGTCATCCACATCCGCAAGCTTCCCAGCGACATCACAGAGGCAGAGGTGATCAGCCTCGGCGTGCCTTTTGGAGACGTCACCAACCTGCTGATGCTCAAAGCCAAGAACCAG GCCTTTTTAGAGATGAACTCAGAGGAAGCAGCTCAGAACCTGGTGGGTTATTACTCCACCATGGTGCCGATCATCAGGCACCATCCAGTCTATGTACAGTTTTCCAACCACAAGGAGCTCAAGACTGACAACTCCCCAAACCAGGAG AGGGCTCAGGCAGCTCTTCGGGCTCTGAGTTCATCTCACGTGGACACGGCGGCGGTGGCTCCGAGCACAGTACTGAGGGTGGTGGTGGAGAACCTCATCTATCCAGTTACCCTGGACGCCCTGTGCCAG ATCTTCTCAAAGTTTGGCACCGTGCTAAGGATCATCATCTTCACAAAGAACAATCAGTTCCAGGCTCTGCTGCAGTATTCGGACGGCGCCTCAGCCCAGGCGGCCAAACTG TCTCTGGACGGTCAGAACATCTATAATGGCTGCTGTACTCTGAGGATCAGCTTCTCCAAACTCACCAGTCTCAACGTCAAATACAACAACGAGAAGAGCCGAGACTTCACCAGACCAGACCTTCCCACTGGAGACGGCCAGCCCACCATGGAACATACAGCCATGGCTACAGCCTTTA CTCCAGGCATCATCTCTGCTGCTCCATACGCTGGAGCCACCCACGCTTTCCCACCAGCCTTCACCCTGCAGCCTGCTG TGTCCTCCCCCTATCCAGGCCTTGCGGTCCCCGCTCTGCCCGGAGCCCTGGCCTCTCTGTCCCTCCCTGGGGCCACCAGATTGGGATTCCCTCCAATCCCTGCTGGGCACTCTGTCTTGCTGGTCAGCAATCTCAACCCTGAG AGAGTTACGCCCCACTGCCTCTTTATTCTCTTCG GTGTCTATGGAGATGTCATGAGAGTGAAGATTCTGTTCAACAAGAAAGAAAACGCTCTGGTTCAGATGTCTGACAGCACACAGGCTCAGCTAG CCATGAGCCACCTGAATGGCCAGCGGCTGCACGGGAAGCCTGTGCGCATCACTCTGTCCAAACACACGAGCGTTCAGCTTCCTCGCGAAGGGCACGAGGACCAGGGCCTGACCAAAGACTACAGCAACTCCCCCTTGCACCGCTTCAAGAAGCCCGGCTCCAAGAATTATTCCAACATCTTCCCGCCTTCTGCCACCTTACACCTTTCCAACATTCC CCCTTCTGTGGTGGAAGATGATCTGAAGATGCTGTTTGCCAGCTCAGGAGCCGTGGTCAAAGCCTTCAAATTCTTCCA GAAGGACCATAAAATGGCTCTAATCCAGGTGGGCTCTGTGGAGGAGGCCATCGAGTCCCTCATAGAATTCCACAACCATGATTTGGGAGAGAACCACCACCTGCGAGTCTCCTTCTCCAAATCCTCAATCTGA
- the LOC116320807 gene encoding polypyrimidine tract-binding protein 1-like isoform X3 — MSTTANGNDSKKFKGDIRGPSVPSRVIHIRKLPSDITEAEVISLGVPFGDVTNLLMLKAKNQAFLEMNSEEAAQNLVGYYSTMVPIIRHHPVYVQFSNHKELKTDNSPNQERAQAALRALSSSHVDTAAVAPSTVLRVVVENLIYPVTLDALCQIFSKFGTVLRIIIFTKNNQFQALLQYSDGASAQAAKLSLDGQNIYNGCCTLRISFSKLTSLNVKYNNEKSRDFTRPDLPTGDGQPTMEHTAMATAFTPGIISAAPYAGATHAFPPAFTLQPAVSSPYPGLAVPALPGALASLSLPGATRLGFPPIPAGHSVLLVSNLNPERVTPHCLFILFGVYGDVMRVKILFNKKENALVQMSDSTQAQLAMSHLNGQRLHGKPVRITLSKHTSVQLPREGHEDQGLTKDYSNSPLHRFKKPGSKNYSNIFPPSATLHLSNIPPSVVEDDLKMLFASSGAVVKAFKFFQKDHKMALIQVGSVEEAIESLIEFHNHDLGENHHLRVSFSKSSI; from the exons ATGAGCACCACAG CCAATGGCAACGACAGCAAAAAGTTCAAAGGTGACATAAGAGGCCCCAGCGTGCCATCCAGGGTCATCCACATCCGCAAGCTTCCCAGCGACATCACAGAGGCAGAGGTGATCAGCCTCGGCGTGCCTTTTGGAGACGTCACCAACCTGCTGATGCTCAAAGCCAAGAACCAG GCCTTTTTAGAGATGAACTCAGAGGAAGCAGCTCAGAACCTGGTGGGTTATTACTCCACCATGGTGCCGATCATCAGGCACCATCCAGTCTATGTACAGTTTTCCAACCACAAGGAGCTCAAGACTGACAACTCCCCAAACCAGGAG AGGGCTCAGGCAGCTCTTCGGGCTCTGAGTTCATCTCACGTGGACACGGCGGCGGTGGCTCCGAGCACAGTACTGAGGGTGGTGGTGGAGAACCTCATCTATCCAGTTACCCTGGACGCCCTGTGCCAG ATCTTCTCAAAGTTTGGCACCGTGCTAAGGATCATCATCTTCACAAAGAACAATCAGTTCCAGGCTCTGCTGCAGTATTCGGACGGCGCCTCAGCCCAGGCGGCCAAACTG TCTCTGGACGGTCAGAACATCTATAATGGCTGCTGTACTCTGAGGATCAGCTTCTCCAAACTCACCAGTCTCAACGTCAAATACAACAACGAGAAGAGCCGAGACTTCACCAGACCAGACCTTCCCACTGGAGACGGCCAGCCCACCATGGAACATACAGCCATGGCTACAGCCTTTA CTCCAGGCATCATCTCTGCTGCTCCATACGCTGGAGCCACCCACGCTTTCCCACCAGCCTTCACCCTGCAGCCTGCTG TGTCCTCCCCCTATCCAGGCCTTGCGGTCCCCGCTCTGCCCGGAGCCCTGGCCTCTCTGTCCCTCCCTGGGGCCACCAGATTGGGATTCCCTCCAATCCCTGCTGGGCACTCTGTCTTGCTGGTCAGCAATCTCAACCCTGAG AGAGTTACGCCCCACTGCCTCTTTATTCTCTTCG GTGTCTATGGAGATGTCATGAGAGTGAAGATTCTGTTCAACAAGAAAGAAAACGCTCTGGTTCAGATGTCTGACAGCACACAGGCTCAGCTAG CCATGAGCCACCTGAATGGCCAGCGGCTGCACGGGAAGCCTGTGCGCATCACTCTGTCCAAACACACGAGCGTTCAGCTTCCTCGCGAAGGGCACGAGGACCAGGGCCTGACCAAAGACTACAGCAACTCCCCCTTGCACCGCTTCAAGAAGCCCGGCTCCAAGAATTATTCCAACATCTTCCCGCCTTCTGCCACCTTACACCTTTCCAACATTCC CCCTTCTGTGGTGGAAGATGATCTGAAGATGCTGTTTGCCAGCTCAGGAGCCGTGGTCAAAGCCTTCAAATTCTTCCA GAAGGACCATAAAATGGCTCTAATCCAGGTGGGCTCTGTGGAGGAGGCCATCGAGTCCCTCATAGAATTCCACAACCATGATTTGGGAGAGAACCACCACCTGCGAGTCTCCTTCTCCAAATCCTCAATCTGA
- the LOC116320807 gene encoding polypyrimidine tract-binding protein 1-like isoform X2, whose amino-acid sequence MDGVHHDITVGTKRGSDELFSSVSSNPYIMSTTANGNDSKKFKGDIRGPSVPSRVIHIRKLPSDITEAEVISLGVPFGDVTNLLMLKAKNQAFLEMNSEEAAQNLVGYYSTMVPIIRHHPVYVQFSNHKELKTDNSPNQERAQAALRALSSSHVDTAAVAPSTVLRVVVENLIYPVTLDALCQIFSKFGTVLRIIIFTKNNQFQALLQYSDGASAQAAKLSLDGQNIYNGCCTLRISFSKLTSLNVKYNNEKSRDFTRPDLPTGDGQPTMEHTAMATAFTPGIISAAPYAGATHAFPPAFTLQPAVSSPYPGLAVPALPGALASLSLPGATRLGFPPIPAGHSVLLVSNLNPERVTPHCLFILFGVYGDVMRVKILFNKKENALVQMSDSTQAQLAMSHLNGQRLHGKPVRITLSKHTSVQLPREGHEDQGLTKDYSNSPLHRFKKPGSKNYSNIFPPSATLHLSNIPPSVVEDDLKMLFASSGAVVKAFKFFQKDHKMALIQVGSVEEAIESLIEFHNHDLGENHHLRVSFSKSSI is encoded by the exons TGTCCACCACGATATAACAGTTGGCACCAAG AGAGGATCTGACGAACTTTTCTCCAGCGTCTCCAGCAACCCTTATATCATGAGCACCACAG CCAATGGCAACGACAGCAAAAAGTTCAAAGGTGACATAAGAGGCCCCAGCGTGCCATCCAGGGTCATCCACATCCGCAAGCTTCCCAGCGACATCACAGAGGCAGAGGTGATCAGCCTCGGCGTGCCTTTTGGAGACGTCACCAACCTGCTGATGCTCAAAGCCAAGAACCAG GCCTTTTTAGAGATGAACTCAGAGGAAGCAGCTCAGAACCTGGTGGGTTATTACTCCACCATGGTGCCGATCATCAGGCACCATCCAGTCTATGTACAGTTTTCCAACCACAAGGAGCTCAAGACTGACAACTCCCCAAACCAGGAG AGGGCTCAGGCAGCTCTTCGGGCTCTGAGTTCATCTCACGTGGACACGGCGGCGGTGGCTCCGAGCACAGTACTGAGGGTGGTGGTGGAGAACCTCATCTATCCAGTTACCCTGGACGCCCTGTGCCAG ATCTTCTCAAAGTTTGGCACCGTGCTAAGGATCATCATCTTCACAAAGAACAATCAGTTCCAGGCTCTGCTGCAGTATTCGGACGGCGCCTCAGCCCAGGCGGCCAAACTG TCTCTGGACGGTCAGAACATCTATAATGGCTGCTGTACTCTGAGGATCAGCTTCTCCAAACTCACCAGTCTCAACGTCAAATACAACAACGAGAAGAGCCGAGACTTCACCAGACCAGACCTTCCCACTGGAGACGGCCAGCCCACCATGGAACATACAGCCATGGCTACAGCCTTTA CTCCAGGCATCATCTCTGCTGCTCCATACGCTGGAGCCACCCACGCTTTCCCACCAGCCTTCACCCTGCAGCCTGCTG TGTCCTCCCCCTATCCAGGCCTTGCGGTCCCCGCTCTGCCCGGAGCCCTGGCCTCTCTGTCCCTCCCTGGGGCCACCAGATTGGGATTCCCTCCAATCCCTGCTGGGCACTCTGTCTTGCTGGTCAGCAATCTCAACCCTGAG AGAGTTACGCCCCACTGCCTCTTTATTCTCTTCG GTGTCTATGGAGATGTCATGAGAGTGAAGATTCTGTTCAACAAGAAAGAAAACGCTCTGGTTCAGATGTCTGACAGCACACAGGCTCAGCTAG CCATGAGCCACCTGAATGGCCAGCGGCTGCACGGGAAGCCTGTGCGCATCACTCTGTCCAAACACACGAGCGTTCAGCTTCCTCGCGAAGGGCACGAGGACCAGGGCCTGACCAAAGACTACAGCAACTCCCCCTTGCACCGCTTCAAGAAGCCCGGCTCCAAGAATTATTCCAACATCTTCCCGCCTTCTGCCACCTTACACCTTTCCAACATTCC CCCTTCTGTGGTGGAAGATGATCTGAAGATGCTGTTTGCCAGCTCAGGAGCCGTGGTCAAAGCCTTCAAATTCTTCCA GAAGGACCATAAAATGGCTCTAATCCAGGTGGGCTCTGTGGAGGAGGCCATCGAGTCCCTCATAGAATTCCACAACCATGATTTGGGAGAGAACCACCACCTGCGAGTCTCCTTCTCCAAATCCTCAATCTGA